One stretch of Manis pentadactyla isolate mManPen7 chromosome 10, mManPen7.hap1, whole genome shotgun sequence DNA includes these proteins:
- the LOC130679227 gene encoding uncharacterized protein LOC130679227 encodes MLSASAVLTAQLTAALPLCVDLGTISDYPVSPLQVLEEGPRLLSLDTGHSVVHRGARPAAECSKVEPEVMQSRGEVSEMKKLRQGFCDFPGITQFNWTPNFEVPSSSGITPDGSYLLSSAPVLLNHRQICLPGDIWQYLEVFWLSQLEEGSRVEVLLASRGWRPRMPLNILQHTDPQKKPLTPNGSSVEAEKPWSMLCCASEGNSNLWSCPALPSNRLGISPVAATGAKAAL; translated from the exons ATGCTTTCGGCCTCTGCCGTCCTCACTGCACAACTCACCGCAGCACTTCCCCTCTGTGTTGACCTCGGCACCATTTCAGACTACCCTGTCTCCCCGCTGCAGGTCTTGGAGGAAGGTCCGCGGCTCCTAAGTCTGGACACTGGCCATTCAGTGGTTCACAGAGGGGCCCGACCAGCAGCTGAATGCTCAAAGGTGGAGCCAGAAGTGATGCAGTCACGTGGAGAGGTGTCTG agatgaagaaactgaggcaagggTTCTGTGACTTTCCTGGCATCACCCAGTTCAACTGGACACCAAACTTTGAGGTTCCGTCTTCCTCTGGCATCACCCCGGATGGCTCCTATCTCCTTTCCTCTGCACCAGTGCTTCTCAACCACAGGCAAATATGCcttccaggggacatttggcaatatctggaggTATTTTGGTTATCACAACTGGAGGAGGGCTCACGGGTggaggtgctactggcatctaggggGTGGAGGCCAAGGATGCCGCTAAACATCCTACAACACACAGACCCCCAAAAGAAGCCTCTGACCCCAAATGGCAGCAGTGTGGAGGCTGAGAAGCCCTGGTCCATGCTGTGTTGTGCGTCAGAGGGAAATTCTAACCTCTGGAGTTGCCCTGCTCTGCCCAGCAACAGGCTTGGCATCTCTCCTGTGGCTGCCACAGGAGCTAAAGCTGCTCTCTAG